In a genomic window of Pokkaliibacter sp. MBI-7:
- the acnB gene encoding bifunctional aconitate hydratase 2/2-methylisocitrate dehydratase, which yields MLEAYRKHVEERAALGIPPKPLDPEQTAALVDLLKNPPAGEEDYLLDLITNRVPAGVDQAAYVKAGFLAAITKGEASSPLIDKVHATKLLGTMLGGYNIEPLIACLDNAELAPTAAKALSHTLLMFDAFHDVQEKAEAGNEHAKQVLNSWAEAEWFTSRPALADKISMTVFKVPGETNTDDLSPAPDAWSRPDIPLHALAMLKMPREGLDKPLETIVELKKKGFPVAYVGDVVGTGSSRKSATNSVLWHMGDDIPFIPNKRDGGFCLGSKIAPIFFNTMEDAGALPVEVDVSNMETGDVIDVYPYEGKVTRNDSEEVIATFELKSQVLLDEVRAGGRINLIIGRGLTAKARDALGLPQSTLFRTPDQPVDSGKGYSLAQKMVGRACGVTGIRPGTYCEPKMTTVGSQDTTGPMTRDELKDLACLGFSADLTMQSFCHTAAYPKPVDVDTHHTLPDFIMNRGGVSLRPGDGVIHSWLNRMLLPDTVGTGGDSHTRFPIGISFPAGSGLVAFAAATGVMPLDMPESVLVRFKGEMQPGITLRDLVNAIPYAAIQRGLLTVEKKGKKNIFSGRILEIEGLPQLKVEQAFELSDASAERSAAGCTIKLDKEPIIEYINSNITMLKWMISQGYGDVRTIERRVKAMEEWLANPVLMEADADAEYAEVIDIDLATITEPLLACPNDPDDIKPLSELAGDKIDEVFIGSCMTNIGHFRAAGKLLEANGGAVPTRLWIAPPTKMDQFQLTEEGYYGIFGRAGARTEMPGCSLCMGNQARVGDNTTVVSTSTRNFPNRLGNGANVYLASAELAAVAAIKGKLPTVAEYMEIAQKIDTMASDVYRYLNFHEIESYKKAAASVIPTVAA from the coding sequence GTGCTTGAAGCTTATCGTAAACACGTTGAAGAGCGTGCTGCCCTGGGGATTCCTCCCAAGCCCCTGGATCCTGAACAGACAGCCGCACTTGTCGATCTTCTGAAAAATCCACCTGCCGGTGAAGAAGACTATCTTCTGGACCTGATCACCAACCGCGTTCCCGCCGGTGTTGACCAAGCAGCCTATGTGAAAGCCGGCTTCCTGGCCGCCATCACCAAAGGCGAAGCCAGCTCTCCTCTTATTGATAAAGTTCACGCGACCAAACTGCTGGGCACCATGCTGGGCGGCTACAACATTGAGCCCCTGATTGCCTGCCTGGACAACGCTGAACTGGCACCGACTGCTGCCAAAGCACTGTCTCACACCCTGCTGATGTTTGATGCCTTCCACGATGTACAGGAAAAGGCAGAAGCAGGTAACGAGCATGCCAAACAGGTTCTGAACTCCTGGGCTGAAGCCGAGTGGTTCACCAGCCGCCCAGCGCTGGCTGACAAGATCAGCATGACTGTGTTCAAAGTACCTGGCGAGACTAACACTGACGACCTGTCACCTGCTCCTGATGCCTGGTCACGTCCTGACATTCCTCTGCACGCTCTGGCGATGCTGAAGATGCCTCGCGAAGGCCTGGATAAACCACTGGAAACTATCGTTGAGCTGAAGAAAAAAGGCTTCCCTGTTGCTTACGTTGGCGACGTGGTAGGTACTGGCTCTTCACGTAAGTCTGCGACTAACTCTGTGCTGTGGCACATGGGCGATGATATTCCCTTCATCCCCAACAAACGTGACGGCGGCTTCTGCCTGGGTAGCAAAATTGCTCCGATTTTCTTCAACACCATGGAAGATGCCGGTGCACTGCCTGTTGAAGTAGACGTTTCCAATATGGAAACCGGCGACGTTATCGACGTTTATCCCTATGAAGGCAAAGTAACCCGTAACGACAGCGAAGAAGTGATTGCCACTTTTGAACTGAAGTCTCAGGTTCTGCTGGATGAAGTACGTGCGGGTGGCCGTATCAACCTGATCATCGGCCGTGGTCTGACTGCCAAAGCGCGCGACGCTCTGGGCCTGCCTCAGTCCACGCTGTTCCGTACCCCAGATCAACCTGTTGACTCTGGCAAAGGCTACTCACTGGCACAGAAAATGGTGGGCCGCGCTTGCGGCGTAACCGGTATCCGCCCTGGCACCTATTGCGAACCCAAGATGACCACCGTTGGTTCTCAGGACACCACTGGTCCAATGACCCGTGATGAACTGAAAGACCTTGCGTGCCTGGGCTTCTCTGCTGATCTGACCATGCAGTCCTTCTGCCACACCGCGGCCTATCCCAAGCCCGTAGACGTAGATACTCACCACACTCTTCCTGACTTCATCATGAACCGTGGCGGTGTGTCACTGCGTCCTGGTGACGGTGTTATCCACTCCTGGCTGAACCGCATGCTGTTGCCTGACACTGTAGGTACCGGTGGCGACTCTCACACCCGTTTCCCTATCGGTATCTCCTTCCCGGCAGGTTCTGGTCTGGTTGCCTTCGCTGCTGCGACCGGCGTTATGCCTCTGGATATGCCTGAGTCTGTACTGGTTCGCTTCAAAGGCGAAATGCAGCCTGGCATCACCCTGCGTGATCTGGTTAACGCCATTCCTTACGCAGCCATCCAGCGTGGCCTGCTGACCGTTGAGAAGAAAGGCAAGAAGAACATCTTCTCTGGCCGCATTCTTGAGATCGAAGGTCTGCCCCAGCTGAAAGTTGAGCAGGCATTTGAACTGTCTGACGCCTCTGCTGAGCGCTCTGCTGCTGGCTGTACCATCAAGCTGGATAAAGAGCCCATCATTGAGTACATCAACTCCAACATCACCATGTTGAAGTGGATGATTTCTCAGGGTTACGGCGATGTACGTACTATCGAGCGTCGTGTTAAAGCGATGGAAGAGTGGCTGGCCAACCCAGTCCTGATGGAAGCCGATGCTGATGCCGAATACGCAGAAGTGATCGACATCGATCTGGCTACTATCACTGAACCGCTGCTGGCCTGCCCGAACGATCCTGATGACATCAAGCCGCTGTCTGAACTGGCTGGCGACAAGATTGATGAAGTCTTCATCGGCTCCTGCATGACCAACATCGGTCACTTCCGTGCCGCAGGCAAACTGCTGGAAGCCAATGGTGGCGCTGTTCCTACTCGTTTGTGGATCGCTCCTCCGACCAAAATGGACCAGTTCCAGCTGACTGAAGAAGGCTACTATGGCATCTTCGGCCGTGCCGGTGCCCGCACCGAAATGCCCGGCTGCTCACTGTGCATGGGTAACCAGGCACGTGTAGGCGATAACACCACCGTGGTTTCCACCTCAACCCGTAACTTCCCCAACCGTCTGGGTAATGGTGCCAATGTGTACCTGGCCTCTGCGGAGCTGGCGGCTGTTGCAGCCATCAAGGGCAAGCTGCCTACCGTGGCGGAGTACATGGAAATTGCTCAGAAGATCGATACCATGGCATCTGATGTCTACCGTTATCTGAATTTCCACGAAATCGAGTCTTACAAAAAAGCAGCTGCCTCAGTTATTCCAACTGTTGCTGCCTGA
- a CDS encoding DUF1311 domain-containing protein: protein MVKIKFMLFSILSLPYFCMAGECKTNICIFDNAIESYKNEDDRLNTEYKKVRAFLSDEKFLKVKEVQKLWIKYRDEKCSDAAYKPSDTGEESKINRALCLSHMSSARSIELRMIYDSDFRNSINYVYGSFLRAGFYGKQRKKTTLENEYIDNNCRSLDSVIEGFDKEFCKERMSTP from the coding sequence ATGGTGAAAATAAAATTTATGCTGTTTTCTATTCTTTCTCTTCCTTACTTTTGCATGGCTGGCGAATGCAAAACCAATATTTGTATTTTTGATAATGCAATAGAGTCATACAAAAACGAGGATGACCGACTTAATACCGAATATAAAAAAGTCAGAGCATTCTTGTCTGACGAAAAATTTTTGAAAGTAAAGGAAGTTCAGAAGCTTTGGATTAAATATAGAGATGAAAAGTGTTCGGATGCGGCATATAAACCCAGCGACACTGGGGAAGAGTCAAAAATAAATAGAGCCTTGTGTTTATCTCATATGAGTTCAGCCAGGAGTATAGAGCTGAGAATGATTTATGATTCTGACTTTCGCAATAGTATTAACTATGTGTATGGCTCTTTCCTGAGAGCAGGTTTTTATGGAAAACAGAGAAAAAAAACCACTCTTGAAAATGAATATATCGACAATAACTGTCGTAGTTTAGATAGTGTCATTGAAGGATTTGATAAGGAGTTCTGTAAGGAGAGAATGAGCACTCCATGA